In the Acidobacteriota bacterium genome, CATTCATGAGGAGACGTCGGTAAGTAGTCTCTTTAGTTAGGCACAAAAAAAATTGAACACGGAGGGCACGGAGGTCACTGAGGGGAATCTGGATTCATTAATTCGGTTTGATATGGTCATGATTTTGAGAGGCAGGTTCACAGGTTCAAGGGATATCCAATAATCGCCTCCGCGTCGTCCTCAGTGCCCTCCGTGTTCAATCCCGGTTTTGATTCTTAATAAGTAGAAGGACATTATGGCAACCCAAGAGTTAGTAGAAGCACAACCGCGGCCGGCTGAAGAGGCGCGCACGAAGAATGCTGCGCGCCGCGTGCGTCGCAGCGGAAATATTCCCGCTGTGGTTTATGGCGCGAAAAAGGATTCAGTCGCGGTTACCGTAAATCCCAAGCAGATCAGCCGCATTCTCCACTCCGACAGCGGTCACAACACCGTATTTGATCTGAAAGTCGGCAGCGAGCAGACCAAAGCGATGATCGTCGACTGGCAGTATGAGCCCATCAAGGGCACGCTGCTGCACATCGATTTGAAGCGCATCGCGATGGACAAGGCGCTTCGCGTAAGCGTGCCAGTGGAATTGACCGGAGTCCCCGAAGGCGTAAAGACTCAGGGTGGAATTCTGGAGCAGATCGTGCGGGAAGTGGAGATTGAGTGTCTGCCTGCCGACATTCCGGATCACATCGATGTCGACGTGACTGCTTTGGTGTTCGGACAGGTGTTGCGCGTCTCCGATCTGCCGCACAACGACAAGATCAAGGTCATTACGGATGAGACGCAGCCTGTAGCGCACATCACGTCGGTGAAAGAAGTTGTCGAGGCTGCTCCGGCTGAGGCTGGCGTTGAGGCGGCTGCTGCTCCGGCTGAGCCTGAGGTCATCAAGAAAGGCAAGCAGGAGACTGAGGAAGGTGCTGCGCCTGAGGCGGCAGCGAAGCCCGAAGGCGGTAAGAAGGCTGAGGGCAAGAAGAAAGAGTGAAGCTGGTTGTCGGTCTGGGCAATCCCGGCATCGAGTACCAGTTCACGCCTCACAATCTCGGCTTTCTGACGATCGACCGCATCGCCGAGCGATGCAAGGTTGATATCGCAAGCCGCAGATGCCAGGCGGCTACGGGCAAGGTGAAGCTTGCAGGACAGGAAATCCTGCTGGCGAAGCCCGAGACCTACATGAACCTCAGCGGGCTTTCAGTGCGAAAACTGGTTGAGGATCTTGAGGTAAATCCGGCGAGCGATTTGATCGTCGTCTACGACGAGTTGGATTTGCCGTTTGGCGCGACTCGTATCCGGCAGCGCGGTGGAACGGCAGGGCACAACGGGCTCGAGTCGATCGTCGGATCGCTCGGTACCGACGAGTTCATCCGGGTGAGGTTGGGAATCCAGCCCGATCATCCGGTAGGCGACGGCGCGAAGTTCGTTTTGGGACAGTTCAAGAAGTCGCAGCTCGAAGCTGTGGATGAACTGATCGAGCGGGCCGCCGATGCGGTAGAAGCGATTTTGAAGGATGGGGTGGGAGCGGCGATGAACCGCTTCAACCAGCGTACGAAGAAAGAAGAAGAAATGTAACTTGCGGTTTAGGGAAGGGCACGGCTTCAGTCGTGCCGCCATGCAAGTTTCACTTCGATTGGGATTTTCGGCTGAGGTAATCCTCGTTGCGAGAGCGAACCTCAGGCAAAAGCGCGAGATAGGTTAATAGGCTTTCGGACGGCACGACTGAAGTCGCTGCCCTCCCTACAGCCAGAGAAGGGAACACAATGCAACAACGTACATACGAAGTGATGTTTATTATCCGGCCTGACCTGCAGGAGGAGGAGATCGACAAACTGCTCTCGAACCTTGAGTCGCAGGCCGCGAATGCCGGCGCAACTGTGAAGAACGTCGAGCGCATGGGCAAGCGACGCCTGGCGTACCTGGTCCGCAAGTTCATCGATGGTTTCTACGTGCTGCTTACCGTGGAAGCGGAGGGCAAGGCGATTCACGAGATCGAGCGCCGTCTGCGCGTCTCGGAACCGGTGATCAAGTTCATCAGCGTGCGCATCGACCAGGAGCAGAAGCGTCTGGAGAAGATCAAGCAGCTTCGCTCGATTCGCGTGAAGCGTTCTACGGCTGAACCTGCGGTGACGCCGGAAAGCGCCCCTGCTCCAGCGGCAACGGCTTGAAAGAAAAAATTTGTTTGGGGAAGGGCACGACTTCAAGCCGTGCCGGTAGTCACGAATAAAACCTCAATTTGGGGTTTGCTTTCTTTGATGGTACGGCTTAAAGCGCCGTGCGCTTCCCTGACCCTTACGAAGGAGAAACATGTCAGATACACCTACAGCAACTCCCGCATCCGGCGGACAAGACCGGCAGGATCGCGGACCGCGTCGTGATTCCCGTGGCGGACCCGGAGGCCCGGGTGGGCGCGAAGGCGGACGCAAATTTTTCCGCCGCAAGAAAGTCTGCAAGTTTTGCGTGGAAAAGATCGACTCCATCAACTACAAGGACGTGCGCCTGCTCTCCGGCTTCGTTG is a window encoding:
- a CDS encoding 50S ribosomal protein L25, translated to MATQELVEAQPRPAEEARTKNAARRVRRSGNIPAVVYGAKKDSVAVTVNPKQISRILHSDSGHNTVFDLKVGSEQTKAMIVDWQYEPIKGTLLHIDLKRIAMDKALRVSVPVELTGVPEGVKTQGGILEQIVREVEIECLPADIPDHIDVDVTALVFGQVLRVSDLPHNDKIKVITDETQPVAHITSVKEVVEAAPAEAGVEAAAAPAEPEVIKKGKQETEEGAAPEAAAKPEGGKKAEGKKKE
- a CDS encoding aminoacyl-tRNA hydrolase, yielding MKLVVGLGNPGIEYQFTPHNLGFLTIDRIAERCKVDIASRRCQAATGKVKLAGQEILLAKPETYMNLSGLSVRKLVEDLEVNPASDLIVVYDELDLPFGATRIRQRGGTAGHNGLESIVGSLGTDEFIRVRLGIQPDHPVGDGAKFVLGQFKKSQLEAVDELIERAADAVEAILKDGVGAAMNRFNQRTKKEEEM
- the rpsF gene encoding 30S ribosomal protein S6, yielding MQQRTYEVMFIIRPDLQEEEIDKLLSNLESQAANAGATVKNVERMGKRRLAYLVRKFIDGFYVLLTVEAEGKAIHEIERRLRVSEPVIKFISVRIDQEQKRLEKIKQLRSIRVKRSTAEPAVTPESAPAPAATA
- the rpsR gene encoding 30S ribosomal protein S18, whose product is MSDTPTATPASGGQDRQDRGPRRDSRGGPGGPGGREGGRKFFRRKKVCKFCVEKIDSINYKDVRLLSGFVAERGKIVPRRLTGVCTPHQRRLSAAIKQARNIALLPFAARV